DNA sequence from the Salinibacter grassmerensis genome:
CTGGCATTCGCCACGACGCAGTCGGACGTCCGCGTGTCGCCATTCGTGCGCACCCGCACGCCACCGCCGTTCGAGTGGATTCTCGAAACGGGGGTATTGCGCTTGAGGGTGACCCCGAGGCGATCGGCGAGGTCCACGAGGGCGTCGACGAGTACCTGCATTCCGCCCATCGGGTGGAAGACGCCTTGGTTGAAGTCGACGTGGCTCATCAGCGTGTACAGGGCGGGCGTGTTGTAGGGGGAGCCCCCGAGGAAGACCAGCTTGTACTCCAGAAGCTGGCGCAGCTTCGGGTGCTCCACATACCCCTTGACGTGACGGTCCATCGGGCGAAGCAAGGGCAGGGCCCATGCCGCGCGCAGGACGTCCCCGTCGAGCCAATCTCGCAGGCGAGCCCGGCGGGGATAGACAAACCGGTCCATCGCGAGCTCATAAACGGCCTCGGCGTGGTCGAGGTACTGGTGGAATGCATCGGCCGCCCCATCCTCGTAGGCCTCGAGCTTTGGCGCGAGGGCGTCCGGGTCGGCCGGCACGTCGAGCCGGTCGCCGTCCTTCCAGAAGACGCGGTAGCTCGGGTCGAGGCGCTCCAGGTCGTACGCCGCGTCGACGGACGTGCCGAATGACTCAAAGAAGCGCTCGAACACCTCCGGCATCAGGTACCACGACGGCCCCGAGTCGAAGCGAAACCCGCCGGACTTAAACGAGCCGGCTACGCCTCCAAGGTTGTCGTGTTGTTCGAGCAGGGTGACGTCGGCCCCGGCGTCGGCGAGGTGACACGCTGCCGAGAGTCCGCCGATGCCGCCGCCCACGATGGATACAGAGTCCGGAACCGTCATGACTGTTGGGGCACAGGGCGAGTCAACGTAGCACTATCTCTATTCGTGAGCGAAAAGAGAAGATTCCCTATTTCGGATAAAAACATCTTCTTTTCTCCAATGTAACGTTCTGCGCTGGGGAAGGCCGGACTCCTCCATTACCCTTGGTAGTGACGCGTCGGCGTCCACCCCGGCCGGTACTGCTTCTGAGTCTCGTTCGTGATCCTTCTCACCATTGCTTCTGGCCCATGCCTGCTCTTTCTCCCGATACGCTTCTCGTCGAACTCGTGGGCGAGCGGCCCACCCGTGCCCAAATTCTCGACCGACTCGGCATCGACTGTGGCCGGGAGGGCGGACGTTCCCTTGCGGAGGCCTGCGAGGCGCAGGGGCTTGATCCCGAAACGGTCGCCCGGATGCTTGACGTTGCGGTCGAGACGGTGCCCACCGAGGGCAATCCGGAGTGGCTATCCGTGTCCCTGCCAGACCTACTGGACCACATCCAGTCGACCCATCACGACTACCTGCGGCGGGCCCTGCCCCGCCTCGCAAGGCGCCTGAAAACGGCGGGCCGGGACCTGGGCGCGGAGACGCCCCAGTGGCTCGGGCGGGTCCAGGAGGCCTTCCAAATGCTAAGGTCCGACCTGGTGGCGGGCCTCCGGCGGGAGGAAGAGTACGTGTTTCCCGCCCTGCGGACCGTGGCCGAGGGACGGGTGCTGCCCGACGGGTCCACGCCGAGCCAAAAGACGCTCCGGGACATGGCCGACCAGCACGACGACACGAGGACGAAGCTGGAGCGTCTCCGAGCGCTGACGGACGGGTATCAGGCGCCGGAGGGGGCGGACCAGGTCCTCCAAGACGTACTGAATCGACTGCACGAGCTGGAGGTGGACCTGCGCCGACACCTCCACGAAGAGCTCCACATCCTCCTTCCCCGCGCGGAATCGCTCCTCTGATCCCCGGCCGTGCACCCGCCTGCTTCTGCAGACTTTTCCCGCCATGAATGTTGACCTCGATCTCCTTCGCCAGTACAACCAGTCGCTTCCCCGCTACACGAGCTACCCGACTGCTCCACACTTTGGAGAGGCCGTGGGGCCGGAGACCTTCCGGGCGGAGGTGTGGCGTGCAAACACGTCGTCGCCCGAAGCGCCGCTGTCGCTATACCTGCACCTGCCCTTCTGCCGACAGCTCTGCTACTACTGCGGGTGCCACATGAAGGTGACGCACGATCCGGAGCGCATCGCGAAGTACCTCCGCTACCTGAAGCGCGAGATTGACCTGCTGGCCCCAATGCTGTCGTCGGCGCGGCCCGTCACCCAGGTGCACTGGGGCGGTGGCACCCCCACCCTGCTGTCTCCGGAGCAAATTCGGGGGTTGGGACGGCATCTCCGCGACCGCTTCCGGGTGGCGCCCGACGCCGAGATCAGCATCGAGGCCGACCCCCGCGGCCTGACGGAAGACCACATCGTGGCGGCCCGCGAGATCGGGGTGAATCGTCTGAGCCTGGGGGTGCAGTCCTTCGACCCCACGGTGCAGGAGGCCATCAACCGGGTGCAGCCGGAGCGGCTCACGCGAACCGCCGTGCAGTGGGCCCGAGACCATGGCATCGACAGCGTCAACCTCGACCTGGTGTACGGCCTTCCCCACCAGACGCCCGACACGATGGCCGAGACGCTCGGCGGGGTTGTTGATCTCGACCCGGACCGGATTGCGCTGTACAGCTATGCGCACGTCCCGTCCGTGCTGGAGCACCAGCGCCTCATCCCGGAAGAGGCGCTCCCGGCCCCGGCCGTTCGGCTGGGGCTCTTCAAGCAGGCGCTCGAGACGCTGACGACGAGTGCTGGCTACCGGTTCATTGGGCTGGACCACTTCGCGAAGCCGGACGAGGAGCTGGCGCTCGCGCAGGACAATGGCACACTCCGTCGGAATTTTCAGGGCTACTCCACCCGCGCAGGGGCCGACGTCTACGCCTTCGGC
Encoded proteins:
- a CDS encoding phytoene desaturase family protein, coding for MTVPDSVSIVGGGIGGLSAACHLADAGADVTLLEQHDNLGGVAGSFKSGGFRFDSGPSWYLMPEVFERFFESFGTSVDAAYDLERLDPSYRVFWKDGDRLDVPADPDALAPKLEAYEDGAADAFHQYLDHAEAVYELAMDRFVYPRRARLRDWLDGDVLRAAWALPLLRPMDRHVKGYVEHPKLRQLLEYKLVFLGGSPYNTPALYTLMSHVDFNQGVFHPMGGMQVLVDALVDLADRLGVTLKRNTPVSRIHSNGGGVRVRTNGDTRTSDCVVANASPAHVERTLLPPDQRDHGDEYWNGQTYGPSAYLLYLGVEGDVEPLRHHSLVLPVDWDAHFEAIFDEPGWPTDPSYYIHVPSKTDRSYAPDGHHSVFILVPIAPGLNDGPARRAWMRERVLEDLAEHAVDLRGRITVEHEACVSDFANHFGQPKGNALGLAHTLWQTGPLRPSHRADTASGLYYTGADTQPGVGLPMCLISGRQTAQAIAADTPA
- a CDS encoding hemerythrin domain-containing protein yields the protein MPALSPDTLLVELVGERPTRAQILDRLGIDCGREGGRSLAEACEAQGLDPETVARMLDVAVETVPTEGNPEWLSVSLPDLLDHIQSTHHDYLRRALPRLARRLKTAGRDLGAETPQWLGRVQEAFQMLRSDLVAGLRREEEYVFPALRTVAEGRVLPDGSTPSQKTLRDMADQHDDTRTKLERLRALTDGYQAPEGADQVLQDVLNRLHELEVDLRRHLHEELHILLPRAESLL
- the hemN gene encoding oxygen-independent coproporphyrinogen III oxidase; protein product: MNVDLDLLRQYNQSLPRYTSYPTAPHFGEAVGPETFRAEVWRANTSSPEAPLSLYLHLPFCRQLCYYCGCHMKVTHDPERIAKYLRYLKREIDLLAPMLSSARPVTQVHWGGGTPTLLSPEQIRGLGRHLRDRFRVAPDAEISIEADPRGLTEDHIVAAREIGVNRLSLGVQSFDPTVQEAINRVQPERLTRTAVQWARDHGIDSVNLDLVYGLPHQTPDTMAETLGGVVDLDPDRIALYSYAHVPSVLEHQRLIPEEALPAPAVRLGLFKQALETLTTSAGYRFIGLDHFAKPDEELALAQDNGTLRRNFQGYSTRAGADVYAFGLSGIHQLSGLYAQNTKTLRTYYDQIDQDELTVYRGYRPTPEDRLRRHVIMQLMCNAEVQKAAVEARFEVDFDAHFGEALDRLHPLEQDGLVALSPDAIRVRPPGRLLVRNVAAAFDAYLHDAAPDTQPAYSDSV